From Pieris rapae chromosome 15, ilPieRapa1.1, whole genome shotgun sequence:
CCCCTTTCAATGTTCTTTCTCGAATGTGCTGGCATAACCAAAATCTCCGTCTTGCACGTTTTTTTCTATGCTTAagataatatgtactttttcTTTCTGTATACATAATCACTGTCTTCACTTGATCCCGTGTCACTCGACAACATCGCAAATTCGCAACAAAACACTACCGCACGTTCAAAACTCCAACTGAACTCGCTCTCTGTGCACACGCGCACGTCGCAGGCTTACAACTATAGCAAAAAGTGTCGTTACAACTTTTGGTCTTAATTTCTTTCGCATCGTGCGATAAGAAACTTCGTTCCAAAAGTTTGATTGATGCGGCAGTGTTCGCTGTATTCCGATACTCATTCGTTGACTGCAAAGACGGCTCCTGTCGCTCGATTTGGtgaatgtttttatgaattcgAATTACTATGGAAAAGGTTCGCACGATGTGGTTATGCAAACATGTTGGCAACTATATATGACCACCAGTGACCTTGAAACACTTATTAATAAGCGGGCCAGTTATTTCATTACGAGTGATACTTCCGCCCGCGGCGTGACTCGCAAAAGGTACCTTTGATAATGTGTAATTAATTCGTttacgtaataattatttagattcgGTGTTATCGTTTTTATCATACAAAAGACATGTAGAAGGGACATGCATAAAAACCAaattgtcccattcggtgtcgagacccttggtccgtggacCGTTGGACCTTATATTTGCATataaggaaatataaaaaaaagttagtcGACGTCactggagaccgaagagctggctcagacaaagaattagtcaaGCAATTCAAAAGGGGaagctgccagtatcttcggaaccttgcctaaaggaactcctttcaataatatattttagttaatacattttaaggttagttcttattgtttgatttatgtattttatttaaatttaataaaagaaccAAGTTAGGCAAATTTAGATAGAGGGATGacattcaattgtttatttagcAGTGCAAAATACTGTCTTTTAACTGTAcatccttttatttttttaatttctaaatacgTGTATATATTTGAGACTCAAGTCATGCTAAGTCTAATGTTACCCTAAGTACCTAATAATCAAGATAAAAAGTAAACTATGAAGTCTTGAATCCGATTccaaatgaaactaaaaatggCAACCCAATTTGACAATTACAGTAAAACgataaattgataataatttaatacaatctaCGTtccataactttttaaattaatagtataaaattatctatttgcaaatatatgtttaaataatattaatttatttctaaaaagtaGTATTTGCATTAATGTagcgtttaaagatataatatattaatatatctaattcaatgtgttataattttgacaaatGTACGATATAGATTGTTTAAACCGATAAACCTTGTTCGCATTTTATCTAGATGAGGTCTATAAACAAGAATGgattatatgaatattagACTATGAATATAGTTTgagattctttattttaaagaagagAAAACGGACTAAAACTTCGCAATTACAATAATAGCATATCCAATTAACTCAAAATTGCCTTTAAAAAAGTCAAAGAAAccttatcaatttaattttttaggcATAGCACtagacaaaaatattacttggaaacacataaataaacttaaatgtgTGTTTAGGCCTCAAATAACGCAGCAATGTTCAAAATGTATTCGGGCCGTTGGAATTCTACCCTGTAGACCATTTGTTTCAAAGTCGATATTTTGACAAAGGcggattttttataattaatcaatctgATTTTACTGGTTCTTTTTTACCATCGCAATATACAAACAACAGgaaaataagataattacagttttgataattgttttaattgagATTGGCAATTGGCGTGGagatcaatcaatcaaatcaatcatttattcatataggtaacatattgtacacttatgaacgtcaaaaaaaaagaaatataagtgcattaaatgattttaattttacatttgctgccagttcccaaatcaaaggcgtagaacggaagagaagaactggcaataaactctccgccactctttttaatcgccaagagAGGCAGACACAAGCTTCATATCGCGTGTCGGAAAGCGGATAGGACTGACTTTCCCACCTAGAGCGATATGGTGACCTAGTGTTTTAGTGGGCATGCACAATAGCAAACCGCATAACCCTTCAGCACTAACAAGTCGCGACGCGGCAATAAACGCAATgcatttatataagtaaaaaacatgtacaaattataagttttccTTACCACGACTGTTTAGAGTACTCGTTCTACGATCCTTGTTGATCAAGAATAACAGTAATTATTCCCGTAAAAtcgtaattaattgttttctaaCAATCAGTGTTAATAAACGCAATGCAAAGTTTAACCGAGATTTTCCATCGCTGCATAATAGCGTTGCGGTGTCAGTTATTATCTCGTCATCCGTTACTCCATTGAACTAATACAAGTTTACATCATCTGTTACAATGGTTTGCGAGCATTGTGTTTGTCTCCtcgaacaaatatttaaaataaagggTATTTTATAACGAAAAGTACTTTTTGGAATTGGTGCTTATATGGGTGTTTAGAAGTTAATATTGTAGTAGTGATACTTacctaaacaaaaatcattacaaACACAAAACAATGCCTGGGTAATTATGGGGTACTGTCAATTCGGCATGAAACAATGTTTAAAGACATAACACCAATATTAggtaattatgaaaatatatttatttaaaattgaatggAAAACCATTGTGTTTCAGGCAGCGAAAGTCAAAATGGCGCCATCTATAGGCGTGGCGGAGTACTACGccaataaaactatatttataacaggCGCCACTGGGTTTATGGGAAAGGTTCTTATAGAGAAGATGCTAAGATGCTGCCCAGATGTGAAGAAAATATACTTGCTAATGCGGCCCAAACGCGGACAAAGCACGAAGGAACGGCTGcacgattttattaattgtaaggTAAGTTGGTAAATGGtagaaatttattgataagaCATCGAGATATTTCTGAAACAAGAAAACAGTAAACAGATTCCTAAAGGCTgacaacgcactcacgagcttTCTAGCAAATTAAATCTCTATGAGCGGCAATGTTTAAACATTGGAgaagcctcttgcccgttgtataaaaaaatgttattcttattttttcacggtcttaaaagtaattttattgtatttttcaacTGCTGCAGGTCTACGAGAGTTTACGAGCGACATCTCCAGATTGTTTCTCGAAACTCCACGTGATACCGGGTGATATCTTGCAAGAGGACATTGGCATTTCTGAAGAACATCGTCAGACAATACAAGAGGAAGTGCAATGCGTTTTTCATTGTGCTGCGTGTGTCAGGTATAGCTTTTAAGTACTGCTTGCCTTGCGGACATCGCTTATAAGCGATAAAGCCGCCCGTTATACTCAGCCTTTTCGTTTCTGTACATAATAAAACGGTTATTTATCTAAagactttaattttataagtatttaattataataaaagggaAACGTGAGAAAACCGACGTTGTTCGGCGAGCGAAGTCGTAGATTTTTGTCCAAAAATTTTCTAATTCTCTCTAATTCTCTTCTATTCTTTTTGGCTCGGATAAAATCCTGATCACAtacttaaaagtaatttttttttcaaataatttgatgTTATTTGATGCCAAGACTAATTAATGAATGTAGCGCTGttggattattattacagtCAAAATCATTTACGTAAACATCGTCTAGAACAACATTTCGGTTATATTgcccaaaatcaaaggtcccgatCGAATTCCattgtattaggtacttaacaACAACGTcttcggctgttacgactgtttttacgaccaaatatgaggagTTGCTTTGAAgttgttataacagattttgactgtattattataatctccTCAACCAATTGTCTGTCGCTACCATATTTTGGTTTAATGTTACTTTGCGGCACATTAAAGCctagatttaattaaagtaagatCCTCATAACTATCGACTTAAATCTGAAGTGTAAAGTTAGTAAAGCTGCAAAGTTAATGAATTGAtacaatataactttatacGATTTCAGATTTGATATGTTCATTCGTGATGCTGTTAATATGAACACACTGGGTACTATGAAAGTGTTGAAACTGGTGGAGGGTATTAAAAATCTAGAGGTTtgtaactattttataattttacataaatagcacatttaaataaaattttcagtcagacagtttcatattttttatttaattaaacaaaagaactcTTTTATACTTTTCCTTTTTTCGGGTTTTGGAGTTAAAACATAACTAACATACTAGTAGTAGAAAATTTGAGGTATATCGGACTCTTGTTCATTGTGCTCAGAATCTAGAgttataaaagacaaaaaatcAGTACATAAAACAgacgtttatttttgatagAAACTACGATACGATACACAAACATTGAAAgattacatacaaaacaagaaaaaggaatttgtttaaatttcaccTAGACTATATGGCAACCAGATTTCATTTAGTAAATAGTTGCTACATTAAAATCAAAGCACTTCTCtactttcaaatttatattttaggtgTTCGAGCATGTATCGACGTCATACTGCCGATGTGAAGTCCACACTCTCGAAGAGCGCTTGTACCCAGCGAAGCACGCGCCAAAGGATGTGGTGCATACTGTGAAATGGATGGATGATGACTTACTTACATACCTACAGCCTAAGTATGACTTACGCTTGGGCCTTTATTTGGCACCTGTACACTTGAACATCACAGTCCAAGACTCCAAAGAGAACAAAATCATACTTGGaggaaacaattattatataataaaacacaattcagagaaaacaattaataatcgTTTTGTCTATTTAGtgatatttatactaaataactaacaaaatattcaataactaTCTTTATGTTTTATACTCAAATAGTTCCTCTCATTATTTCCCCAGTCGATTAATTGTTTGTCATGATAAtgcaatatttatagaatgttACGAaggaatattttcaattaaattattaatataaattaggcTTGTACGAGCCAAGCATTTTACGTCCCGAGAGTAAAGTCAGATGTTGGAATTCTCTTTAACATTGcatacattaatacaattaacattACCACAATTTCGCGTGCTCTGTTGTTGTACGCTAATGGTTAATTATGGAGTAAACATTAAATTCTCTATTAGCACCCGAAGTGACCCAGTAACCGTATAAGGCTTTGTTGAGCTTATTTTCGTTTGTGCATGTATTTACATTTCTCTTAATAAAACGAATTACGTCCGATATTTTGAGAAACAGAAGTGAATGCGAGCGAGATAGAACATAATCTTTCCATaaacatcatttttttttattatagattgaTCGAGCCGCAGCCAAACACATACGCGTATACCAAAAACCTCACAGAGGACCTCGTTAGTCAATATGAGGGCAAATTTCCAATCGTCATCGCAAGACCTTCGATTGGTACGTATGTTTTACGTgtcttttaattcaaattaagatTACGTATTGATCGATTGATTGATAAATTATAGGGTGTGTGTAtggttgttttaaaataaatgttgtttgatgatttgctaatttaaaagagtacctaGAATCTTTTtcgtcggctttttctctcagcCTCTGTCTTCTCTGCCGATGAGTAGTGATATCTACCATACCTCCATGACTAATTCAGCtgcacataatattatttttttatatggttggttataaataaacaatttaagttatttacgtttaattattattttgtgtattaaatGGAATACGGGTTTGGTTGtgaattatgaaattaaacaattaatttattatagtaatgGCTGCCTTAAAGGAACCTATACCAGGATGGGTAGACAACATGAATGGTCCAACTGGGTTGCTTGTTGGAGCTGGCAAAGGTATGTCAATATCTTGCCTTTTGCTTGTATAAAATGGAACTGGCCTAATAACTCAATTACAATTTcagtgttataatttattaatatttcatctaGTAAAAGTAAGTGTCTATAATATGTAGGAGTCCCTGTAACGCAGCTATTTGGAACTTTTCGatgtggttttagtgggtagtGATCACCCAATCTCTGAATAACAGAGTTTTTGGTGTgggtcgagtcccacataccccTAGAACGTTTTAGGTCAGGGGATGCGCAAATGAATTTCCACAGTTTCTGTATAAGGTGTCTTTATAACTGTCTGTAATTCTTGTTTTGACATATAATTGTTAGTAATACTTCgtatgtataaagaaaaacacttttttaacggattatagatatgtattattatatttaaacttataattatttgtacataattttaaatttaaaccgacgtttcgcgtgctttacagcgtgcgtggtcacggtgactgaagacaaaggtgttaaatgtcaaaaagtattacagctgcagaaaatgttgtgttatctgtatttatttccccggagttggtatcgactaaaagatgtagggtttttgcagaaattgctcacggtgtcctccattttcgcgggttgtttattttgagattttaatttggatattattggatcccaggtgtttgataattttaggccgtcctctctattgaaattggcgtgttttttgatttcaatggcttcgcgtaccagTCTTGGgaaaaatcttttttctttcgcaagtactttcggttggtcaaagcgtatgtagtgattaggcctatctagtgtgtgttcacagactgctgattttgtgtgtcgtctatgtcttatgtccgcaatgtgttccttgagtctgctggacatattgcgtttagtttgccctatgtaagacaggccacagtcgcaatccagtttgtatatacctgcatcttgcaatggggtgttacttttgattggtcttaggaattgctgaatcttcttgtgcggcttgaaaattgtattaatggaagctcgttttaggacccggctaattctatctgtaactcccttcacatatggcaggtaagctggctggcgaggaactgtttgtgtcttgtttttgtttctgtgatgcAGCCGGGGGATGCGCAACTTGTTTCGGTGTAGCACCTGTTTGACATGCTGTAGTTCCTCCTTGAGGTGGGCCGCATCACAAAGACGTTGGGCtctctgaaacaaacatttaccgaCAGAGAGCAGTTGTGACGGGTGGTGGTGGGATTCACCATTGAGGTACCTATCTGTGTGTGTTGCCTTTCTGTGTATTGTGTGACCTAGTGTGCCATCTGCTttgcgtataattaaaatgtccaaaaaagcaatttctgcagctgtaatactttttgacatttaacacctttgtcttcagtcaccgtgaccacgcacgctgtaaagcacgcgaaacgtcggtttaaatttaaaattatgtacaaataattataagtttaaatataataatacatatctataatccgttaaaaaagtgtttttctttaaatgtgtaaaagttatgtaaataaaagacaatactatgtgcAACTTCGTATGTAACTGAAAcgcttttaaaaatcttagttTTTGTTCCGCTGCTGTTGGCGTAGTGGCTTCAGCTTGGTCTCATCtagagatcgtaggttcgataccaGGCCGTGCATCAATGGTCTTTATATCTATTTGCATGGAACATTTGCTCGATCGGTAAaggaatgtcaaaaaaatgtCAATTCTATACTTTTTTAACTTCTAGGTGTGATCCGTACTATGCATTGTAACGATAGCTACCAAGCTGACGTGATGCCTGTGGACATGGCTGTCAATGCTTGTCTGGTCCTTGCTTACCTCACCGCATTAGATAGGTATGACATTTATGCTCTATAGGAAGCAAGGGAATAGGCAGGGTAGACCTAAGACTTGCTtgcttttcaattattttatgctACACGTAACTTATGAAGAAATCATAAATCGTGTAAAATTCATCTTACTATATTACTTACAgggattttgtatttttgtaggcaatcaaataaacaaaacttctTCCAGATATAATGCTGATTACCTACATTTCCTTTCCTAAATTCATTCTTTATATCACAGCGTAGACACAATTTGTAAGAAAGGAATGAAAGAGTACTTAAAGAAATaagactgatttattttttatgtgggagatactaatttttaataatatctatatagaACAAGtgctctttaaaataaaattaaaatataattttaattactttaattttattttaaagttagttaaaaatatcgtCGCagtta
This genomic window contains:
- the LOC110999151 gene encoding putative fatty acyl-CoA reductase CG5065, giving the protein MAPSIGVAEYYANKTIFITGATGFMGKVLIEKMLRCCPDVKKIYLLMRPKRGQSTKERLHDFINCKVYESLRATSPDCFSKLHVIPGDILQEDIGISEEHRQTIQEEVQCVFHCAACVRFDMFIRDAVNMNTLGTMKVLKLVEGIKNLEVFEHVSTSYCRCEVHTLEERLYPAKHAPKDVVHTVKWMDDDLLTYLQPKLIEPQPNTYAYTKNLTEDLVSQYEGKFPIVIARPSIVMAALKEPIPGWVDNMNGPTGLLVGAGKGVIRTMHCNDSYQADVMPVDMAVNACLVLAYLTALDRPKEVRVCNVTQSGVNPITWGQALDLGRIHVHEFPFSLCLWYPGGSAKSSRAHHTAALLLTHMLPAYLVDLLMFLMGQKTFMVKIQKRVNYGLEVLQYYTTKEWFFDNELYRSLPNLISENDRKIFYTDLRIVEWSSYIRNYIKGAREFCCKEDPSTLPAARRRHTQLFYLDLLVQTIVYGLLAYFFYYYVIRTFC